In Phragmites australis chromosome 16, lpPhrAust1.1, whole genome shotgun sequence, one DNA window encodes the following:
- the LOC133896204 gene encoding large ribosomal subunit protein eL32z-like, producing MAVPLLTQKIVKKRVKQFKRPHIDRYKCLKPSWRRPKGIDSRVRRKFKGCTLMPNIGYGSDKKTRHYLPNKFKKFVVHNVSELELLMMHNRTYCAEIAHNVSTKKRKEIVERAAQLDIVVTNKLARIRSQEDE from the exons ATGGCGGTGCCGCTGCTGACGCAGAAGATCGTGAAGAAGCGGGTCAAGCAGTTCAAGAGGCCTCACATCGACCGCTACAAGTGCCTCAAG CCAAGCTGGCGCAGGCCAAAGGGTATTGACTCCCGTGTGAGGAGGAAGTTCAAGGGATGCACCTTGATGCCCAACATTGGATACGGCTCTGACAAGAAGACCAGGCACTACCTTCCCaacaagttcaagaagttcGTGGTGCACAACGTCTCAGAGCTGGAGTTGCTCATGATGCACAACAG GACCTACTGCGCCGAGATCGCCCACAACGTCTCCACGAAGAAGCGCAAGGAGATTGTCGAGCGCGCCGCGCAGCTTGACATTGTGGTCACCAACAAGCTCGCCAGGATCCGTAGCCAGGAGGACGAGTAG